One Pomacea canaliculata isolate SZHN2017 linkage group LG1, ASM307304v1, whole genome shotgun sequence genomic window, ACAACGAGATTCTGCTTAATACTACTCAAATGATATGTAACTTAATTATTATATGAATAAATTACTATGATGTGCTTGCATACCTACATGTAAGCGCCTGGAGTCTGGCGGATGCTAGAaaaaggtgctatacaaatgtgctatttattattattaaataacttACAAGTTTATTCTattaaattttttcaaagaatacatccaaaagttaatttattatacacaaatacaactaattattttaatattcacATGTGGTGTTAGCTTAATTTTACTGCATTGTAGGATATTGTTCCAACTCAAATGGTAAAGGTATCAGATGATGTAACATTAGTGTGTGAAGACATATCGCACTTaggctttgttttatttgttgtatggACATTAGTAACTGATTGTCAGGGTTATTACTAAGAACACTAAAAACCAAATGTGTTTTTTGAGTTGCTTTATGTACCAAGTTTCTAAATATGAATACAATTATAAGAAATGGACTTAGAAATAATCTAATAGTTGttagtaataaatattaatctaaaaaaaaactattttcaattCAAGAAGTAAATGGTTTTACTTCAGACATTAGAGGAAAGTATACAACCTTGAACATGAGTGGCCCAAAGTTAGCTATTCTCAAGTGGACTTACTCTGAAGTATACATCATGTGTATCTCTCCACCAACCCCACTGTCAGAGTCAAGGAAGAGAATAAGTTGTTCTTCCACCTTAGTGTCTTCCACATCCTGCGATCACAGTGGATTAAATTAAGAACAAATTCAAAGGAAATGATTGCTGACTAGAAACAGCGATTTGTTCATCGTTAACAGTGACCAGGACCAGGATGTTGACTTCTTCACACCACAGTCGGAGGTTGGTGGTGTCGACAGCTTCCCCATGCAATGAACCACTCATGGCCGCCAGTATTACATGTccgctgtttatttattttataagctTCATACCCCGTGCACCATTATTAAACTGATCGTTAGCTTAATTTTACTGCATTGTATGATATAGTTCATATCCACGTATCACACGATGATATAACATTAGTATGTGAAGAGTGTATTAGTGCATCAATCGTCTTCTTTCACGAATAGGTGTGTTGAAGTCTAGTCCAAATGTTTTACCAAACTCTTTCATTACTTTCCTTTATAAAACTTCCATTTTGCATGCAAACTTTGGTGGATGTCTAGACTCTCCATCTTGATCTACACACCGGAAGTTCGATCTACACACCGGAAGTGCTATGGTGTACAATGCTTTGCAGACGATAACAAGTGTTCGCGACCTTTAAACAGACTTTTGTGGGTTTGTCAAGAATAAAGACAAGCCTGTGACTGTggattacttttatttaattgaGTGATTGTGTCGGGGTGTTTACCGTTATGAGCACGTGACACGTCGTACGCCAGGTGTTTCTCcgttgtttttctcttgtgagTATCGGCGATGTACTGTATGTGTGCAAGCTACACTTGTGTAAGTGAAGATGGTCTAAGTAATCAGTTAGTGCGCCGTCGCAACAAACAGGAGGGCGAGGTGTGTAcatttgaaacatatttttaaagcgagccattttattgtttttgatttatttaccGACGTCGTCTGACTTTCTTTCGCGCCATCATTAATGAAACACTTGCCATTGTCCAGCATGACAGAGGTGCTACATCCTCCACAGACTTGCTTCTCTCGTATTCATGCATCACTCGTCCCTTCGTCGCTGTCGTCATTCACTCATCAGTGACGTGTACATGCGCAGTGAACACTTGTCAGTTCTCGTCAGGGTGTcacgctgacctttgacatctcaTCCGCCACCGGATGTAGCTTCTGACATCTGCATGATGCCAGACTGTCAAGACTTGTCACtctcatgaaatattttattggcAGTTGCATTACAAGGTCATTGACCactgtgttagtgacgtgtagacagaaaacaaacaaaacaaacaaacaaaactttgagCGCGGAGTCTGTACACCATACGTGACAACATGGACATcgaatgattaaaataaaataatgtttgttttgtaaacactAAAGACGACTGAGTTCCTTTGAGTTGAACGACAATGAACCTCCCTGGCTTGGAATATAACAGGACTTTGCTGTGATGATTGCTGTCAATCaatgtgatggtgtgtgtggtggacgATGTGATGTGATGATGGCAATGTAGATAATGGCGACATTGACGACGATGACACCTCGTGTGAAATTGTTGTCACACTATGGCACATGGCTGGagtgtgaaagtctgtgttgcTAGTGCCGGGGTGAGGCGGCTGGTGTGCCGGCTGAGTTGAGCTCACGCAGGAAATCATGgaatggtgtgtcagtgacgaTGCTCTGGACAGCTCCCACAATGAGGTGAAAACTGAGGACAGGAAAAACAACAATGACATTGGATTATTTCAAGTGTTGACAACCTCTAAATTGCTGTCACCTCTATAATTGTCTGCGTATTTCTAGCTCCCTTTGTTGTTCTTCCTGTTCTTGATCACTTCGTGTACACTTCCGCATCTTGTATCTGGCCATGCTGCCTGCTTGCTTCTATCAGCTCTCATCCTTCCTGCTTACAGTTCTTAATGCTGTGACTACAACAGAGCCTCATCTCTGACTAAACATGTCTGACTTGAGCTGAGACTTGTACCTCGAACATCTCTGACTAAACATGTATGTGAGACAAGTATCTCACCTGCGACAAGTATCTCACCTGCGACTGAACATGTCGTATTTGAGCTGCAGGAAGGTAGCTGCCCTCTCCAGGACTGTTCTCTGTTTCAGACGCTGCTCCTGCTCCTTGATTGCCAGCATCTGCTGGTACTTCTCCAGCATCGGATCCTTCTGGAACTTCTCTGGAACTTGGTCCCGAGCTGAACAGAAGTCAAACCACACTTGGTTTTAAATCATTAGAGAAATGGTTTACAGGCAACACGATCGCTCACTAATACATGTTAAACACTTGACTTAAACCTAAATGGCATTTGGTATGTGCAACGTGTCTACAGTTTGACCTATGCCCTTATAGCTGTGCTCTAAGCTTTAGTCCACACTTATCTGTATCCTAGTCGAGACGATACAGAACGTAGGTAGAGACACCAACATATTCTGGTGTGAAGCTGAACAGACTTGTCGTGGAGGACACAGACTGAAGCCGCGAAGATGAAGGAAATTAAAATTATGGTCATAATGAAAAAACATGATCATAAAGACAGGAGCAGTCCATCAGTTCTGGATTATGCAGCCGGTGCTGGGGCAAACAGCAGCCAAGATAAATATCAAAAGGTTAGACAAAGTTCACAACATGAGTACGAGGACACCTCTGGGTGCCATGAAAAGCACTCCCACCACAGCAATGGAGGCGGCCACCGGAATACAGCCACTTGAGGCCAGAAGTCAGAAGACAGTCGAAAATCTTCTACCAAACTATAAAGACTTCCAGACCATGCaccaaacaaaacgaaaaatcAGTACTATAACAAAACTGCCAGAAGCactcaacacaaacaaaccaacaaacgcTGATATGGTCAACTTCAAGAGGCTTGTCTGGAATCATGTTCACTCTATCAACAAGAACGACAAAACAATCTGGCATCCAAACACCTGAAATATGAAAAACTGGTAGGGGACACAATCTCTGTACACTGCATTATGGTCTAgacttttgttcatttgttttccgCTGATTGGGAGTGAACCCCTCATATTCATAACATGAACATAATTGATAACATTGATGAAAACAGCGCTGCTTTCATAAAAGTGTtccttcactttaaaaaaaagctttttttctgctgtgAAACTGGTTCTTTGACAAGAATGGAAAAAAGGCAGCAAATACCTGTAGAACCGTTCAACGACAGCTCAAACTCTTTTAGCCTCTCCAAGAAGTGAACTTCAGTGGTGTTGACAAAGATGTACATGTAACAAGAAGGGTTCAGTGGACACAGTGTGCACAGTGTGGAATCTCCCTGCAGGAATCTGAAGAATGAATATCCACTAATTGATTGCAATCATCATAAATTCTACTGCATGCCATCATGTTAAATATCACAGTGTATTTTTGGCTGCTACTATACTACAGAACTACTCTGAGTCATGCAAGCcgtttatgttttataaatatctttaactCATAGCAGCTTATCAGTGAACAGTCAGTAATTAACAGCCAGTAATTATTAGCCAAAATGTAATCAAGCATCATTGACTTTATTAGTCGATGTGACTATCACAGAAATGGCAATCTTGAAATACAGATTCTTGCACACCTGAAATTtcagagaatgaatgagaagaCATCTAGCCAAGTGTTAAACATCTCCGCTCCAGCTCTGGTAGATACTAACTCTACCTGCATTGTCTGCCCTTCGTGAAGGGTTATGTTTTCAGATGTGTCCGTGCTGCTCATCTGGTActacctccaccatcacctTGCCCCGTAGCACTGAAATGCTGGCATTGCCAATGTCAGGGTGGACATAGTTCTCCAAGTGTAGTCCTGCACACAGCAGTGGTACTTTTAGTGTACCCTGTGTACAGCTGTATCAACTGGATGTCAGCAAGAGAGATACTTGTATTGCATGCTGCTGTAGTTTTCCTAAAGTATATTGTGATCATGAAGAACTGACAGTCTTGCTAGCCTAACATTTCAAGAAAACGGGAAGGATTTCCACACTTTCAGCAAATTGTGCAAATCTGCATAGTGATCTAGCACTATTGTTGAAGCCCCTCTCTAAGTTACAATTGTAAATAGTCCAAGACTACATGATCTCCTCACCAGGAAAGTCtgccacaaacacaacatcaagCAACTGTGTGCTGTTGTGCAGCTGGTCCTCTATTTGAGCCAGTTTGCCCCGCCAGTCAGACAAGTCCACCAACAAAGGCATCATCCAGGGTGTGGGGCTGAAGGCGCTCCAATCTGCATGCAGCACATCCACTCTGGGGTCCACTGTCCTGAACAGATGATTCCACAGTGCTGGGAGTTAAGAGAAACTTATTGAACTAATGATGTCATCAGGTGTATGAAGTCTGGCACATGCATGTGAGACCATTCTCAGACTTAACTGCCCTTCTAAAGGCTTCCTGTTCTTGGGGTGATGATaacaatgaaagacaaaaatggcTCTACAGACTTTTCAGACcattaaaattttcttcataAATGTGAGACATTCTGTAGCACTGCCTCAAAGCAACAACTTTATTTTGCTTGCTCCTCAGTCAACTGCTAGCAGCCCTGTCTACTCACTGACTGACAACCTTTATTCCAGCCCATATCTAGACTACCACAGGTCTGAAATTTTTTGGTAATGCTAACACAACTGTTAGTGCAGGTTTTCTCATTTCTGTTACCTTTGCTGAAAACGCTTATTCAGTGAGATCCAGACATCAAAGTACAGCTCCACGTTGTGAATGTTATGTTTGTCCAGATTCCTGGCAATACACCGGGCATACTGCTGAATCATATCCGGGTGTGAGCTCCATCTCCACGACTTAGTCCACATCTGGAAgaacaagaatataaaaataatcatcaagAATTGTGATGCTGCCTTAACTTTCAATGTGTTTCATTGTAGTCACTTGTCTTTTAGCTGCTTTGAAAACTAAAGATTTAAGTAATTGAAGATTAGGTTAATTTAGTGGATTCATTTCTCAAGATCGAACCTCTGGATTCAAATAGCCCTGATAGCCACTGTCTCTGTCAACAAATGTGATGCGTAGATGCTGCAGTGACCGGGTGTGCACCATCATATCCCAAGAATAACCATAAAGACCCTGTGTCCAGCTGTTGTAGCCCtatcacaaagacaaaacagaaacacacacacacatatatatatataaggtcaACTACAGAACTTGTCATCATTAACCCTCATACAACATCGCTGTGTTTAATTTCAGTATCTGTGCctcacattaaaaatgtttgtgtgggttGAAGGAGTGGTGGTGATGACAGAGAAGTTTACAGAGCCAAGAATGATCAGGTATAAAGTTTGCAAGTTTTCTCCACAAACAAGCAGATCATGGCAGAAACTACAAGTATTCCCTGCAAAACAGTAAACTAAACATAGACCATGGAAGGCACACAGCATGAATATACTCCTTTAGTTCTCCTGTAATTGCAAATCACGGGTGGTTTGTAGCCTATACATGAAAGCAAGAAATTGTATAGAGCAAGACATTGTTTGAGGGGAAGCAAAGGCAGTTCTTATTCTTAGAACCACCCTCTCAGGGTTCTCTCCCATATCACTGAAAGAAATGTCATTACCTTGCACACATGGCGGGGTTTTTCCTTTTATA contains:
- the LOC112576487 gene encoding LOW QUALITY PROTEIN: vitamin K-dependent gamma-carboxylase-like (The sequence of the model RefSeq protein was modified relative to this genomic sequence to represent the inferred CDS: inserted 2 bases in 1 codon; deleted 1 base in 1 codon) is translated as MFGLLMLLDTLQERGLAAADVRWGDPDECRFPLFDLLRPLPVQWMCVLYLLMIIGACGIMLGAAFRVSCVLFLLPYWYMFLLDKATWNNHSYLFGILGFLLFLSDANRYWSLDGLFHYNISNSDVPLWNYSLLRSQIFLVYFLAGLKKLDLDWVGGYSMENLSQHWIFDPFRFVLTSGQVDYFIVHLGGLTIDLVIGFLLFFNKTRLLGFLICSSFHLMNSQLFSIGMFPWMMLATQPLFCNADWPRAVFRRIPHALRLLTPDVDEDTQPSSHCLYPKTYIKPENTPDTVWKRSSHKQTIPSAHPMARHRLAAVFTLMFVVWQVFLPYSHFITKGYNSWTQGLYGYSWDMMVHTRSLQHLRITFVDRDSGYQGYLNPEMWTKSWRWSSHPDMIQQYARCIARNLDKHNIHNVELYFDVWISLNKRFQQRTVDPRVDVLHADWSAFSPTPWMMPLLVDLSDWRGKLAQIEDQLHNSTQLLDVVFVADFPGLHLENYVHPDIGNASISVLRGKVMVEVVPDEXSTDTSENITLHEGQTMQIPAGRFHTVHTVSTEPSCYMYIFVNTTEVHFLERLKEFELSLNGSTARDQVPEKFQKDPMLEKYQQMLAIKEQEQRLKQRTVLERAATFLQLKYDMFSRSFHLIVGAVQSIVTDTPFHDFLRELNSAGTPAASPRH